Below is a genomic region from Bacteroidota bacterium.
AGCCATGAGGAACCATTATCCGATGTTCGATAAACACCATGCTTCTTATACTGATACCCTGCAACGTAACTGGCGAGAAGGTTGCCAGGCATACTCACTACATCTGTGACGCCAGACTCGAGCGAGCGTTCAATACTCGTATCCGCAAGCCCAATGTACTCCCAATGTGCATTTGTCGTGGACCGATTTATGCGATATAGTCCATCCCTTCCAGCCGTTGCATACAAATAATTTTCTATAAAAACTAAATTGGGAACTAACTTCCCTTCTAATCCTAATGATCGCCATACTCCAAGAGATGGGTCAACCGGTCCATCCTTTTTGCAGCTTGTAAATATTGTTAATGTAAATAAGACCAGTATTATTAATCTAATGTTTTTTTTATTCATAGTTTAAGTTCCGCGAATGATGAATATTGAATTTAGAATTCCTGTTTACAAATTTGATGGGGGGGGCAATTTCTTGCCAACCTATATTTTAAACCTATATCTCTTTTACTAATATCACACATCGTTAGCCTCTTAATTGTTAATGTGCAGTTATTAATTGTTGGGTTTAATATACATCCCCTAAAATTGAAAGTCAAGTGTTTTTTGATTTTTTAAAAAATATTTTACATCCTCCTCTCACACTTTTCCGCAACTTGTTGATATAATATAAACCCAGCGGACCTACTCACCCATCCAACACAAAACAAAGCCGACTTCTCACACTGATAAACCGGCTCTGTAAATCTTCCGATTTTTAACCAACGAAAGATTGTTCATAAATCGGGACTATGTAAGTCGAAATGGCATTTCGACATNNNNNNNNNAAAATCGGGGCTATTACTTACAAGATATTACCGCATCAAAATAAGTTTCTTGGTTTCACTAAACGAACCAGTCTGCATTCGGTAGAAAAATACTCCGCTCATCACAATAAACTTTTTGCTAACAACGACTATACCATCATGATCAACTCTCAGTGCATTCAACTGCTTAAATCTGATTCTCCTTTACCTCCACCTAAATCAAAAGTTATTGTGCGACTATACTTAGATAACTCTCTGCATATTCTTTGGAATAACAACGAACTCAAATATGAAATCTTTTTCCGAATGAATGGATTCCCAAACAATAAACCTAAACCAAAACAAAGTGTCCGTATTACCCGTAAACCTTCTCCCAAGCACCCTTGGAGAAAACTTAATCGGGGACTCTCCGGTAAACAACTTAATCCATCTATGAAACTTGCACTAGTAACTTGATTTCGTTACATTAACCCTGACATTTCTACTGGCCTATAACAAGTTTCATTTTTATTTTATCCAACCAACTTCCTTATACCATTTAAAAGTTTCTTTTACACCTTCTTCTAAAGTAATCTTCTGTTGAAACCCCAACTCTTTTTTAGCTTTCGATGAGTCGCAAATCCAAGCATCGGCAATTATATCTTTGCTTTTTTCAAAATTAAGAACAGATGGTTTTCGGCTGAAAAGATTAATCAGATTATAGATGGAAGCAACGAGTACAACTATGAATTCAGGAATCCGAAGTTTGATAGTTTTCCGTTGGATAATTTTTTGTGTAACTCTACCAATATCTTCCCATGTATATGCTTTCTCGCTTCCGATGAAATAAATTTTACCTGCAGCATCAGGATGTTCGCCAGCTAAAATAAGCCCATCTACAACATCATTAACATGCAAAATATTCACATACTTGCTTTTGAATCCTACCAACGGAATAATTCCATTATTAACAGATTTAAAAAAATCTAACGTTGCCGTATCTCGCGGACCGTAAACTGCCGGTATTCGCACAATTGTAAACGGAATTTTATTCTGAAAACTTAATACTTCTTTTTCAGCCGCCATCTTACTTCTTCCGTAAGTAGTTATTGGCTGCAACTCCGATTCTTCATTCACCGGTTTGCCATCGGTTGATGGACCAACCGCTGCTAAACTTCCAGCAAAAACAAACCGCTTTAAATTTGAATTAGTTTCGGCTGCAATCAATAAGTTCCTGGTTGCTTCCTGATTTCCAAGAAAATATCCTCTTTTAGTTTTCGACGCAGTAACACCCGCAATGTGATAAATATAATCGACATCTGCAACTGCTTTTCGCAAGACCTCAACATCGAACATATCGCCGTAAACATACTCAACAGCTAACTCTTTCAGCCACTTATTGTTAGAGTGTTTTCGGACCAAGCATTTTACATGATGTCCTTGATTAATAAGGTATTTGACTAAATGGCTGCCTATAAATCCGGTTGAACCTGTAACAAAAAATTTTATCATCTATAATAAATTGGGTTGATTGACTTTTTTAATTATATGAAGTATATTAAAATTAAAATTTGTATTCAAATATAAGGATTATTTAAGGAGTTTAATAATGGCAGCTCGTTTTTCGGACAGGACGTCGTTTTTCAATTGGCGAAAGAACATGACGGATTGGGCAACATCATTTAAAGGGAAATTTAACTGGAAAACAAAAAACGGAACATCCGCAGAAGTGGAACCAAAACCTGATGTTACTGTTATAGACGAAAGTGCACCTAAAATCCCAGTCGATCTTTTTGATAAATGTTTTACTTTTACTCGCGCCGACGAAGTTAAAGCCGCAGGTCTATATCCATATTTCAGAACAATCGAGGAAAACGAAGGTCCTGTTGTTCAAATAGAGGGACGCAAAGTAATAATGGCAGGTTCAAATAATTATTTGGGTTTAACAGCACATCCGAAAGTTAAAGAAGCTGCAATTAAAGCCGTAGAAAAATATGGAAGCGGTTGTTCAGGGTCAAGATATTTAACCGGCACCCTCGACCTGCACACAGAGTTTGAATCGAGAATGGCTAAATTTATGGGAACCGAAGCCTGCTTGCTTTTCAGCACCGGTTATCAAACAGCACAAGGAATAATTCCAACACTTGTTCAGCGTGGTGAATATGTAATCACCGACAAAGATAATCACGCAAGTATCGTAGCGGGTGTTGTTATGGCAAAAGGAATGTTTGCCGACTTCGTTCGTTACAAGCATAACGATATGAACGATCTGGAGCGTGTAATTAAACGGCTTCCATTAGAAGCCGGAAAATTAATTGTAACCGATGGCGTTTTCAGCACATCGGGCAATATCGTCGATTTACCAGCACTTGTATCGATTGCTAAAAAATATAACGCCCGAACTTTGGTTGACGACGCTCATTCAGTTGGTGTTATCGGAAAAGGGGGCAGAGGAACTGCGAGTTATTTTAATTTAGTAGAAGAAACCGATTTAACATTTGGAACTTTCAGTAAAACATTTGCTTCGCTTGGAGGATTTGTTGTCGGCTCGGAACGGGTTATAAATTATTTGAAGCACCATTCAGCAGCATTGATTTTCAGCGCCAGCCCGACACCCGCGTCGGTTGCAGCGGCATTAGCAGCTCTCGATATTTTAGAGAAAGAACCGGAACGAATCGATAAACTTATACGCAACGCAAACAAAATGCGGCAAGGTTTCAAAAAAGCCGGCTTTAAAATTATCGATGGACAAACAGCTATAATACCGGTAATAATTGGAGATGATATGCTTGCATTTACACTTTGGAAAGAATTATTCGACAACGGAGTTTTTGTGAACACATTCATCAGTCCTGGCGTCCCACCCGGAATGCAAATGATGCGAACAAGCTACATGGCAACACACGAGGACGAGCATTTAGATCAAATTCTCGAAGTGTTCATTAAGGCAGGAAAAAAACTCGGTTTGATAAACTAATGGGTAAAATTGTTGTTACGGTTGTAAAAACCCGAAGCGAGTTTAATAAATTCATAAAATTCCCTTGGAAAATTTATGAAGGAAATCATTACTGGGTTCCTCCACTTTTATTTGAGAGAAAATTTTTAGTAGATCGAAAAAAAAATCCATTCTACAAGCACGCACAAGCTGAATTTTTCCTCGCTTATAAAAATAATGAAATTGTGGGACGGATAGGTGCTATCATCAATCATAATCATAACAAAGAACACAACGAGAAAATCGGATTTTTTGGATTCTTCGAGAGCATCGACGATCAATCGGTTGCAAACGAGTTGTTTAACACTGTGCGTAAGTGGTTGAAAGATAAGGGTTTATCAGTTATGAGAGGTCCTGTAAATCCATCGGTGAACGACGAATACGGACTGCTGATTGATGGATTCGATAAAACGCCGGCAGTAATGATGCCTTACAACCCACCTTACTACTGCAAGTTAATTGAAGCAGCTGGATTTCAAAAAGCAAAAGATTTGTATGCCCACTTTTTGGAACAACATAAAGTAAATCGTGAAAAACTTTCGAGAGTTTCACAATTAGTGAAAGAACGGAATAAAATTACTTTTCGAAGCCTCGACATGAAAAATTTTGATGAAGAGGTTAAGAAGATACATAAAGTTTACAACGACGCGTGGCAATACAACTGGGGTGCCGTTAAAATGACAGATGACGAATTCAAAGCATTGGCAAAATCGCTAAAACCTGTGGCTGTTCCCGACCTCGTTATATTCGCAGAAGTCGAAAGTAAACCTATCGGCTTCGCTTTATCGCTGCCCGACATTAACATTGCATTAAGATACAACAAAAAGGGACGTTTGATTCCCGGACTTATCAGGTTGATGCTTCATAAAAAGAAAATTGATGGAGTTCGAATCATCGCATTAGGAGTTTTGAAAGAATACCAAAAGAGCGGCGCGGCTG
It encodes:
- a CDS encoding NAD-dependent epimerase/dehydratase family protein, with translation MIKFFVTGSTGFIGSHLVKYLINQGHHVKCLVRKHSNNKWLKELAVEYVYGDMFDVEVLRKAVADVDYIYHIAGVTASKTKRGYFLGNQEATRNLLIAAETNSNLKRFVFAGSLAAVGPSTDGKPVNEESELQPITTYGRSKMAAEKEVLSFQNKIPFTIVRIPAVYGPRDTATLDFFKSVNNGIIPLVGFKSKYVNILHVNDVVDGLILAGEHPDAAGKIYFIGSEKAYTWEDIGRVTQKIIQRKTIKLRIPEFIVVLVASIYNLINLFSRKPSVLNFEKSKDIIADAWICDSSKAKKELGFQQKITLEEGVKETFKWYKEVGWIK
- a CDS encoding pyridoxal phosphate-dependent aminotransferase family protein, with amino-acid sequence MAARFSDRTSFFNWRKNMTDWATSFKGKFNWKTKNGTSAEVEPKPDVTVIDESAPKIPVDLFDKCFTFTRADEVKAAGLYPYFRTIEENEGPVVQIEGRKVIMAGSNNYLGLTAHPKVKEAAIKAVEKYGSGCSGSRYLTGTLDLHTEFESRMAKFMGTEACLLFSTGYQTAQGIIPTLVQRGEYVITDKDNHASIVAGVVMAKGMFADFVRYKHNDMNDLERVIKRLPLEAGKLIVTDGVFSTSGNIVDLPALVSIAKKYNARTLVDDAHSVGVIGKGGRGTASYFNLVEETDLTFGTFSKTFASLGGFVVGSERVINYLKHHSAALIFSASPTPASVAAALAALDILEKEPERIDKLIRNANKMRQGFKKAGFKIIDGQTAIIPVIIGDDMLAFTLWKELFDNGVFVNTFISPGVPPGMQMMRTSYMATHEDEHLDQILEVFIKAGKKLGLIN